A single region of the Microlunatus panaciterrae genome encodes:
- a CDS encoding S-(hydroxymethyl)mycothiol dehydrogenase — translation MPQQVKGVIARSKDAPTELVTINVPDPGPGEAVVKVQACGVCFTDLHYVQGAIGDDFPYLLGHEAAGIVESVGEGVRDLEPGDYVILNWRAVCGTCRACRRGRPWYCFSTFNATQKMTLTDGTELSPALGIGAFIEKTLVAAGQCTKVDPAARPAAAGLLGCGVMAGLGAAINTGNVGRGDSVAVIGCGGVGSAAIAGSRLAGASKIIAIDLEDRKLETAKSLGATHTVNSTSVDPVEAMRELTGGFGPDVVIDAVGRPETWKQAFYGRDLAGTVVLVGVPTPQMTVELPLLDVFGRGGSLKSSWYGDCLPERDFPMLIDLYLQGRLPLDAFVTEEIGIDAVDAAFEKIRGGLVLRSVVVLDESAARPDAVEGQHA, via the coding sequence ATGCCGCAGCAAGTCAAGGGCGTCATCGCCCGCAGCAAGGACGCCCCGACCGAGCTCGTCACGATCAACGTCCCGGATCCCGGTCCAGGTGAGGCAGTGGTCAAGGTCCAGGCCTGCGGCGTGTGCTTCACCGACCTGCACTACGTCCAGGGCGCCATCGGTGACGACTTCCCCTACCTGCTCGGGCACGAGGCGGCCGGAATCGTCGAGTCGGTGGGCGAAGGGGTCCGCGACCTCGAACCGGGGGACTATGTGATCTTGAACTGGCGCGCCGTCTGCGGCACCTGCCGCGCCTGCCGCCGCGGCCGACCCTGGTACTGCTTCAGCACCTTCAACGCGACCCAGAAGATGACGCTGACCGACGGGACCGAGCTGTCCCCGGCGCTGGGCATCGGCGCCTTCATCGAGAAGACCCTGGTCGCCGCTGGCCAGTGCACCAAGGTGGACCCGGCCGCGCGCCCGGCCGCTGCCGGCCTGCTCGGTTGCGGTGTGATGGCCGGGCTTGGCGCCGCCATCAACACCGGCAATGTCGGTCGCGGTGACTCGGTCGCGGTGATCGGCTGCGGCGGAGTCGGTTCGGCGGCGATCGCCGGGTCGCGGTTGGCGGGGGCCTCCAAGATCATCGCCATCGATCTCGAGGATCGGAAGCTGGAGACGGCCAAGTCCCTCGGCGCGACCCACACGGTGAACTCCACCTCGGTGGATCCCGTTGAGGCGATGCGGGAGCTGACCGGCGGCTTCGGTCCCGATGTGGTGATCGACGCCGTAGGCCGGCCGGAGACCTGGAAGCAGGCCTTCTATGGCCGCGACCTGGCCGGCACTGTCGTCCTGGTGGGCGTACCGACGCCGCAGATGACCGTCGAGCTCCCCCTGCTGGACGTCTTCGGTCGGGGCGGATCCCTCAAGTCCAGCTGGTACGGCGACTGCCTGCCGGAGCGGGACTTCCCGATGCTGATCGACCTGTACCTCCAGGGCCGGCTGCCGCTGGACGCGTTCGTCACCGAGGAGATCGGCATCGACGCGGTCGACGCCGCGTTCGAGAAGATCCGTGGCGGACTGGTGCTGCGCTCCGTGGTGGTGCTCGACGAGTCAGCCGCGCGCCCTGACGCTGTCGAAGGGCAGCACGCATGA
- a CDS encoding MBL fold metallo-hydrolase: MTARIDHTVTSGTFSLDGETFDVDNNVWVVGDDDECVVIDAPHDVGAITGLVAGRRVLAVLCTHGHDDHVRYAPDLGAAVGAPVLLHPDDAPVWALTHDTPPDGALSDGQEIPVAGTTLRVLHTPGHAPGAVCFYADELGVVFTGDTLFQGGPGATGRSFSDHDTILTSIRTKLLTLPDETVVKTGHGDDTTIGAERAGLG, translated from the coding sequence ATGACGGCCCGGATCGACCACACCGTGACCTCGGGCACGTTCTCGCTGGACGGCGAGACCTTCGACGTCGACAACAACGTGTGGGTGGTCGGTGACGACGACGAGTGTGTGGTCATCGACGCCCCGCACGATGTCGGAGCCATCACCGGGCTGGTGGCGGGTCGGCGGGTGCTGGCGGTGCTGTGCACCCACGGGCACGACGACCATGTCCGCTATGCGCCGGACCTCGGCGCTGCCGTGGGCGCACCCGTACTGCTGCACCCCGACGACGCTCCGGTCTGGGCCCTGACCCATGACACGCCGCCGGATGGCGCGCTGTCCGACGGTCAGGAGATCCCGGTCGCCGGCACCACCCTGCGGGTGCTCCACACTCCCGGCCACGCCCCCGGAGCAGTCTGCTTCTACGCCGACGAGCTGGGCGTCGTCTTCACCGGCGACACCCTGTTCCAGGGTGGACCGGGCGCCACCGGACGCAGCTTCAGCGACCACGACACCATCCTGACCAGCATCCGCACCAAGCTGCTGACCCTGCCCGACGAGACAGTGGTCAAGACCGGCCACGGCGACGACACCACCATCGGCGCCGAACGGGCCGGGCTCGGCTGA
- a CDS encoding phage holin family protein — MRLLLRLLANAAALAVATALLSGISLSGDTTGQKVLTLLVVALIFGVLNAVVKPLFAFFTAPLVLLTLGLFLLVINACIMLLTSWVSDKLDLGWHVDGFWTALFGALIVSVVSFVLNAFLPDKDKDRDRRRG; from the coding sequence ATGAGACTGCTTCTCCGACTGCTCGCCAACGCGGCCGCGTTAGCCGTGGCGACCGCCCTGCTCAGCGGCATCAGCCTGAGCGGCGACACCACTGGCCAGAAGGTGCTGACCCTGCTGGTGGTGGCATTGATCTTCGGCGTCCTGAACGCGGTGGTCAAGCCGCTGTTCGCCTTCTTCACCGCGCCGCTGGTGCTGCTCACACTGGGACTGTTCCTGCTGGTGATCAACGCCTGCATCATGCTGCTGACCTCCTGGGTCTCGGACAAGCTCGACCTTGGTTGGCACGTGGACGGGTTTTGGACGGCATTGTTCGGTGCGCTGATCGTGTCGGTCGTCAGCTTCGTGCTGAACGCGTTCCTGCCCGACAAGGACAAGGACAGGGACCGGCGGCGTGGCTGA
- a CDS encoding low molecular weight protein-tyrosine-phosphatase, producing MAEVQTHRPTSVRVVFVCWGNICRSPMAERVARRAAQEAGLTGVDFSSAATSSDELGAPMDPRAAAMLRRHGYHPDGHVAHRISPDEISSASLVIAMEDLHLRKLRALADVDHLRLLSDFDPDAEPGSGVPDPWYGSDEGFADTLAMIEAATPGVLAHVSELQRARV from the coding sequence GTGGCTGAGGTGCAGACCCACCGACCGACCTCGGTCCGGGTCGTTTTCGTCTGCTGGGGCAACATCTGCCGGTCGCCGATGGCTGAGCGGGTTGCAAGACGGGCCGCGCAGGAGGCGGGGCTGACCGGCGTGGACTTCAGCAGCGCCGCCACCAGTAGTGACGAGCTCGGGGCGCCGATGGACCCGCGGGCGGCAGCGATGCTGCGCCGGCACGGCTACCATCCGGATGGCCACGTCGCCCACCGGATCTCCCCCGACGAGATCAGCTCGGCGAGCCTGGTGATCGCGATGGAGGATCTGCATCTGCGCAAGCTCCGGGCTCTCGCCGACGTCGACCACCTCAGGCTGTTGAGCGACTTCGATCCCGACGCCGAGCCGGGATCAGGCGTCCCGGATCCCTGGTACGGCAGCGACGAGGGGTTCGCCGACACGTTGGCGATGATCGAGGCCGCCACCCCCGGCGTACTGGCCCACGTCAGCGAGCTGCAACGGGCCCGAGTCTGA
- a CDS encoding response regulator transcription factor, translating to MHILVVDDDQAVRDSLKRSLEYNGYEVSTAADGVEALARLAAVRPDAVIMDVMMPRLDGLEATRMLRSAGNDVPILVLTARDAVNDRVDGLDAGGDDYLAKPFALDELLARLRALVRRAGTVADSSDPSTQHLSFSDLALNTHTREVLRGSRSITLTRTEFALLQAFMEHPRRVLDRSWLLNEVWGFDFPTTANSLEVYIGYLRRKTEAEGEPRLLHTVRGVGYVLRETPP from the coding sequence ATGCACATCCTCGTTGTCGATGATGATCAAGCCGTCCGGGACTCACTGAAGCGCTCGCTGGAGTACAACGGGTACGAGGTGAGCACCGCCGCCGACGGGGTTGAGGCGCTGGCCAGGTTGGCCGCGGTCCGCCCCGACGCGGTGATCATGGACGTGATGATGCCCAGGTTGGACGGCCTGGAGGCGACCCGGATGCTGCGCTCGGCCGGCAACGACGTGCCCATCCTGGTGCTGACCGCGCGTGACGCTGTCAACGACCGGGTGGACGGGCTGGATGCCGGCGGCGACGACTACCTGGCCAAGCCGTTCGCCCTGGACGAGCTGCTGGCCCGGCTGCGGGCACTCGTCCGCCGTGCCGGCACGGTGGCGGACTCCTCCGATCCCTCCACCCAGCACCTGTCGTTCAGCGACCTGGCATTGAACACCCACACCCGCGAGGTGTTGCGCGGGTCCCGATCGATCACCCTGACCAGGACGGAGTTCGCCCTGCTGCAGGCGTTCATGGAGCATCCGCGCCGGGTACTGGACCGCAGCTGGCTGCTGAACGAGGTGTGGGGCTTCGACTTCCCCACCACCGCGAACTCGCTCGAGGTCTACATCGGCTACCTGCGACGCAAGACCGAGGCCGAGGGTGAGCCGCGGCTGCTGCACACGGTCCGCGGAGTCGGCTACGTGCTCCGTGAGACGCCGCCGTGA
- a CDS encoding sensor histidine kinase has protein sequence MHRRVAFLTGIAVALAVAATGVAAYVTLRVSLFNALDTELIDTASSVAFPVAQDIRNIGGLTGQALRAGNVSVAVIRSDGAVYYVPDERVHLVLGAEELSIARLQQGASARTGRTGDGQEYRIVAVPITELGNYALVLGRPLQPTKDILSSLWVVLIIFGVSGVVVAAAAGATVARSSLRPVRTLTRAVEHVTETDDLAPIAVTGDDELSRLAEAFNLMLRSLASSRERQRQLIADAGHELRTPLTSLRTNIELLVADADSGMLKAVDRAEILRDVSAQLVEFTTLIGDLVQLARDDSVAPSPEPIDLRTVVTAALDRVRRRGPGLRFDVELNPLYVIGEADTLERAITNLLDNAVKWSPPGGTIRVQLDGDRLRVADQGPGIDDADLPYVFDRFFRSEKARNTPGTGLGLSIVAQTIARHGGWVKAGHSAQGGAEFTIRLPGSTTFEGLTDHEPSLD, from the coding sequence CTGCACCGCCGAGTGGCGTTCCTGACCGGCATCGCGGTCGCGCTGGCCGTCGCCGCCACCGGTGTGGCCGCTTATGTGACACTGCGCGTCTCGCTGTTCAACGCCCTCGACACCGAGCTCATCGACACGGCGAGCTCGGTCGCCTTTCCGGTCGCCCAGGACATCCGCAACATCGGCGGCCTGACCGGGCAGGCGCTGCGGGCCGGCAATGTCAGCGTCGCGGTGATCCGCTCCGACGGCGCGGTGTACTACGTGCCCGACGAGCGGGTGCACCTGGTGCTCGGCGCCGAGGAGCTCAGCATCGCCCGCCTGCAGCAGGGGGCCTCGGCCCGCACCGGGCGCACCGGGGACGGCCAGGAGTACCGCATTGTGGCGGTCCCGATCACCGAGCTCGGCAACTATGCGTTGGTGCTCGGCCGGCCGCTGCAGCCGACGAAGGACATCCTCTCCTCGCTCTGGGTCGTGCTGATCATCTTCGGCGTCTCCGGTGTGGTCGTCGCGGCTGCGGCCGGCGCAACCGTGGCCCGGTCCAGCCTGCGTCCGGTCCGCACCCTGACCCGCGCGGTGGAGCACGTGACCGAGACGGATGATCTTGCGCCGATCGCGGTCACCGGGGACGACGAGCTGTCCCGGCTGGCGGAGGCGTTCAACCTGATGCTGCGCTCGCTCGCCTCCTCCCGGGAGCGCCAGCGGCAGCTGATCGCCGACGCGGGGCACGAGCTGCGGACGCCGCTGACCAGCCTGCGGACCAACATCGAGCTGCTGGTCGCCGACGCGGACAGCGGCATGCTCAAGGCCGTCGACCGGGCCGAGATCCTGCGTGACGTCTCGGCCCAGCTGGTCGAGTTCACCACCCTGATCGGCGACCTGGTGCAACTGGCCCGCGATGACAGCGTGGCTCCGTCACCTGAGCCGATCGATCTCCGGACCGTCGTCACGGCCGCCCTCGACCGGGTCCGGCGGCGCGGGCCAGGGCTGCGCTTCGACGTCGAGCTCAACCCGCTGTATGTGATCGGGGAGGCGGACACCCTGGAGAGGGCGATCACCAACCTGCTCGACAACGCGGTGAAGTGGAGCCCGCCGGGCGGCACGATCCGCGTCCAGCTCGACGGCGACCGGCTCCGGGTGGCCGACCAGGGTCCGGGCATCGATGACGCCGACCTGCCGTACGTCTTCGATCGCTTCTTCCGCTCCGAGAAGGCCCGCAACACCCCGGGCACCGGGCTGGGGCTGTCGATCGTGGCGCAGACCATCGCCCGGCACGGCGGCTGGGTCAAGGCCGGCCACTCGGCTCAGGGTGGTGCCGAGTTCACCATCCGGCTTCCGGGTTCGACCACCTTCGAGGGGCTGACCGATCACGAACCGTCGCTGGACTAG
- a CDS encoding DNA-3-methyladenine glycosylase family protein, whose product MTAPQTRSWSPGRPVPLNAILGPLRRGPGDPTHRRLGDRWFRATRTSQGPALLMVDAVGDRVQASAWGDGAELVLDRLPALLGDLDEPAGFLPRPEHPALASALHRSPHYRVGRTEAVFEALAPACIEQVVTGLEAYRAWRLLVTEYGEPAPGPARQPESPAYGMRVPPTPEVWARVPSWRFLAAGVEERRSRTLVTSARRAIALERTLEQPGQADRALRSLPGVGAWTSAEVRQRAHGDADAWSIGDYHVGGWITYALLGEALDDDACLEVLEPYRGHRYRVQMLLANGAGRPPRRGPRRTLPGHTPYATRGRS is encoded by the coding sequence ATGACGGCGCCGCAGACCAGGAGCTGGTCGCCGGGACGGCCGGTGCCGCTGAACGCCATCCTCGGGCCGCTGCGCCGCGGCCCGGGCGACCCGACGCACCGTCGGCTGGGTGATCGGTGGTTTCGCGCCACCCGGACGTCCCAGGGCCCGGCTCTGCTGATGGTCGACGCCGTCGGCGACCGGGTCCAGGCCAGCGCCTGGGGCGATGGGGCCGAGCTGGTCCTGGACCGGCTGCCGGCGCTGCTGGGCGACCTGGACGAGCCGGCCGGCTTCTTACCCCGGCCGGAACACCCCGCGCTGGCGTCGGCGTTGCACCGTTCCCCGCACTACCGGGTCGGACGCACCGAGGCGGTCTTCGAGGCGCTCGCCCCGGCCTGCATCGAGCAGGTGGTCACCGGCCTGGAGGCCTACCGGGCCTGGCGGCTGCTGGTCACCGAGTACGGCGAACCGGCCCCGGGACCGGCGCGGCAGCCGGAGTCGCCGGCGTACGGGATGCGCGTGCCGCCGACACCCGAGGTCTGGGCCAGGGTACCCAGCTGGCGGTTCCTGGCCGCCGGCGTGGAGGAGCGCCGCAGCCGGACGCTGGTCACCTCCGCCCGGCGGGCGATCGCGCTCGAACGCACCCTCGAGCAGCCGGGCCAGGCCGACCGGGCGTTGCGCAGCCTGCCCGGTGTCGGCGCCTGGACGTCGGCCGAAGTGCGGCAGCGGGCCCATGGCGACGCCGACGCGTGGAGCATCGGCGATTACCACGTGGGCGGCTGGATCACGTACGCCCTGCTCGGCGAGGCGCTGGACGACGACGCCTGTCTGGAGGTGCTGGAGCCCTATCGGGGCCACCGCTACCGGGTGCAGATGCTGCTCGCCAATGGTGCCGGCCGGCCACCCCGCCGTGGTCCTCGCCGGACCCTGCCGGGCCACACCCCGTACGCGACCCGGGGCCGCTCCTGA
- a CDS encoding GNAT family N-acetyltransferase has protein sequence MVSAVSPTVPPVRLHPVDLPALGRLLAGRRDLSLQWHAEYPMAETFVAGQLTLNRSDEGDPAPWGLYQICLGVLVVGDAGFHGPPGPGGVVELGYNVVPSLRRRGIATAACRQLVQLAWQYGAAGVVAETTAENVASQRVLAKAGLRLSGPEAVGVPDRAGGPAERATDRLVFTIGRP, from the coding sequence ATGGTCTCCGCCGTGTCCCCGACCGTGCCGCCGGTCCGCCTGCATCCGGTCGATCTGCCGGCGCTCGGTCGACTGCTGGCCGGCCGACGCGACCTCTCGCTGCAGTGGCACGCCGAGTACCCGATGGCGGAGACCTTCGTCGCGGGTCAGCTGACGCTCAACCGGTCCGACGAAGGCGACCCCGCTCCGTGGGGGCTGTACCAGATCTGCCTGGGCGTGCTGGTGGTCGGCGACGCCGGCTTCCACGGCCCACCCGGGCCGGGCGGGGTGGTGGAGCTCGGCTACAACGTGGTGCCGTCGCTGCGCCGGCGCGGGATCGCGACAGCCGCCTGTCGGCAGCTGGTGCAGCTCGCCTGGCAGTACGGCGCGGCCGGGGTCGTCGCGGAGACGACGGCCGAGAACGTGGCCTCCCAGCGGGTGCTCGCCAAAGCCGGTCTGCGCCTGTCCGGGCCGGAGGCGGTGGGCGTGCCGGATCGGGCTGGCGGGCCGGCTGAGCGGGCTACCGACCGGTTGGTGTTCACAATCGGACGGCCATGA
- a CDS encoding YaaA family protein, whose translation MLVLLPPSEGKAAPRRRGRPTEVGALSFPELASTRDKLIDSLVRLSAEPDAALLLGFGPSLADEVRRNTLLERLPAAPVLEVYTGVLYDALDYATLSSAARRRAGRSLLVQSALWGLVGPRDRIAPYRLAIGSTLPGMGPLAALWRQVLQQPLSRAAGTGVLVDCRSSSYAAAWQPAGELARRTVAVRVFTERDGRRTVVSHQAKHTRGLVARWLLEAPDLARTPAQVAELVGGRLRCELVDQGRRGFALDVLEGT comes from the coding sequence ATGCTCGTCCTGCTGCCACCGTCGGAGGGCAAGGCTGCGCCGAGAAGGCGCGGCCGACCGACCGAGGTCGGCGCCCTGTCCTTCCCCGAGCTGGCCTCCACCCGGGACAAGCTGATCGACAGCCTGGTGCGGCTGAGTGCCGAGCCCGATGCGGCGCTGCTGCTGGGCTTCGGCCCCAGCCTCGCCGACGAGGTCCGCCGCAACACCCTGCTGGAGCGGCTACCGGCGGCGCCGGTGCTCGAGGTCTACACCGGGGTGCTCTACGACGCGCTGGACTACGCCACGTTGTCATCGGCGGCTCGGCGGCGGGCGGGTCGTTCCCTCTTGGTGCAGAGCGCCCTCTGGGGGCTGGTCGGGCCACGGGACCGGATCGCGCCGTACCGGCTGGCCATCGGCAGCACGCTGCCGGGGATGGGTCCGCTGGCCGCGCTCTGGCGGCAGGTGCTGCAGCAGCCGCTGAGCCGAGCGGCCGGCACCGGGGTGCTGGTGGACTGCCGCTCATCGAGCTATGCCGCCGCCTGGCAACCGGCCGGGGAGCTGGCCCGGCGCACGGTTGCGGTGCGCGTGTTCACCGAGCGGGACGGACGCCGGACGGTCGTCTCGCATCAGGCCAAGCACACCCGCGGGCTGGTGGCCCGCTGGCTGCTGGAGGCGCCGGATCTGGCCAGGACCCCGGCCCAGGTGGCCGAGCTGGTCGGCGGCCGACTCCGCTGCGAGCTGGTCGACCAGGGTCGGCGAGGGTTCGCACTCGACGTGCTCGAGGGGACGTGA
- a CDS encoding DUF3152 domain-containing protein, which translates to MAVASVVLLGAAAIRGAPAVLTESQGLQQVLPIGGTATPQDATPAASPSAPTTTPATPASPKRTPGAAATRPAQPDPTKVRVPERGAGTFLRAKVSARAKTRKGRLIRFDVRVEKGMPVDPAAAAILIHQVLNDPRSWSGGGEARFQLVAPGRKADLHAYIASPRTTDRLCAPLRTEGKVSCRNGSKVVLNAARWVRGAPSYGKDVANYRRYLVNHEFGHAIGYEHVNCKRKGRPAPVMMQQTKGLGGCRPNPWPDPKRR; encoded by the coding sequence GTGGCGGTCGCATCCGTCGTCCTGCTGGGTGCCGCGGCGATCCGCGGAGCGCCGGCAGTGCTGACCGAGTCCCAGGGACTGCAGCAGGTGCTGCCGATCGGCGGTACGGCGACGCCGCAGGACGCTACTCCGGCAGCGTCACCGTCGGCGCCGACCACCACTCCGGCCACCCCTGCGTCCCCGAAGCGCACCCCTGGCGCGGCCGCGACCAGGCCGGCTCAGCCGGACCCGACGAAGGTCCGGGTGCCGGAGCGGGGCGCCGGAACCTTCCTGCGGGCGAAGGTGTCGGCCCGAGCCAAGACCAGGAAGGGTCGGCTGATCCGCTTCGATGTCCGGGTGGAGAAGGGCATGCCGGTCGACCCCGCGGCGGCGGCGATCCTGATCCACCAGGTGCTCAATGACCCCCGCAGCTGGAGCGGCGGCGGCGAGGCCCGGTTCCAGCTCGTCGCGCCCGGGCGCAAGGCCGACCTGCATGCCTACATCGCCAGCCCCAGAACCACTGACCGGCTCTGCGCGCCGCTGCGTACCGAGGGCAAGGTCTCCTGCCGGAACGGCAGCAAGGTGGTGCTGAACGCGGCTCGCTGGGTGCGGGGGGCGCCGTCGTACGGCAAGGACGTGGCGAACTACCGGCGCTATCTGGTCAACCACGAGTTCGGGCACGCGATCGGCTACGAGCACGTGAACTGCAAGCGCAAGGGCAGACCGGCACCGGTGATGATGCAACAGACCAAGGGGTTGGGAGGCTGTCGCCCGAACCCCTGGCCCGACCCGAAGCGCCGCTGA
- a CDS encoding YibE/F family protein, protein MVAHTHSHEVPTTPEGIDRHRKALRMMVVVLIPLAIWTLAGLIVLWPGNIDSHIQKDLSQYTVSGVTYPTGTITAIEEISCEGVVGSTQGATKQVCANISVKLKDGPETGQTIQTQLSNAIYASGAEVGQTVKLIRLPIEGAPAAYQFSDFERRAPLVVLSLLFAAAVIIVARWRGLASLLGLAFAGFILVKFMFPALIAGSSPVLVGLIGSSAIMFVVLYAAHGFSARTTTALIGTLFGLILSATLGWAATRWAHLTGVTSDDDYVLAATAPDLNLTSVVICGIIVAGLGVLNDVTITQASAVWELADSDPDQSKLFSRAMRIGRDHIASTVYTIAFATAGAVLPVLLLIAIYDRPMLEVLQTEMFSSEIIRTVVGSIGLVLAVPLTTAIGVAVVRASGRGLPRGGAPTEVSPPRSFEPEGSVLAGLAARLRGSRRNLDADRPQKRRRRRDDDDFAGFDYLKDDETPKGGDTSGSTRGRTDRPRS, encoded by the coding sequence ATGGTGGCGCACACACATTCGCACGAAGTACCGACGACGCCGGAAGGTATCGATCGGCACCGCAAGGCGCTGCGCATGATGGTGGTCGTCCTGATCCCGCTGGCCATCTGGACCCTGGCTGGCCTGATCGTGCTGTGGCCGGGCAACATCGACAGCCATATCCAGAAGGACCTGTCCCAGTACACGGTGAGCGGCGTGACCTACCCCACCGGGACGATCACCGCCATCGAGGAGATCTCCTGTGAGGGTGTGGTTGGCTCCACCCAGGGGGCCACCAAGCAGGTGTGCGCCAACATCAGCGTCAAACTCAAGGATGGGCCGGAGACCGGGCAGACGATCCAGACCCAGCTGAGCAACGCGATCTACGCCTCGGGGGCCGAGGTCGGCCAGACGGTCAAGCTGATCCGGCTGCCGATCGAGGGGGCGCCGGCGGCCTACCAGTTCTCCGACTTCGAGCGCCGGGCGCCGCTGGTCGTGCTCAGCCTGCTGTTCGCGGCGGCCGTCATCATCGTGGCCAGGTGGCGCGGCCTCGCCTCCCTGCTGGGACTGGCGTTCGCCGGCTTCATCCTGGTCAAGTTCATGTTCCCGGCACTGATCGCGGGCTCCAGTCCGGTGCTGGTGGGGCTGATCGGGTCCTCGGCGATCATGTTTGTGGTGCTCTATGCCGCCCACGGGTTCAGTGCGCGGACGACGACGGCACTGATCGGCACTCTGTTCGGTCTGATCCTCAGCGCAACCTTGGGCTGGGCCGCCACCCGGTGGGCGCACCTGACGGGGGTCACCTCGGACGACGACTACGTTCTGGCCGCTACCGCACCGGACCTGAATCTGACGTCGGTGGTGATCTGCGGGATCATCGTTGCCGGCCTTGGTGTGCTCAACGACGTGACCATCACCCAGGCGTCGGCGGTCTGGGAACTCGCCGATTCCGATCCCGACCAGTCCAAGCTGTTCTCACGGGCGATGCGGATCGGCCGCGACCACATCGCCTCCACCGTCTACACCATCGCCTTCGCCACCGCGGGCGCGGTGCTGCCGGTGCTGCTGCTGATCGCCATCTACGACCGGCCGATGCTCGAGGTGCTTCAGACGGAGATGTTCTCCAGCGAGATCATCCGTACCGTCGTCGGATCGATCGGCCTGGTGCTGGCGGTGCCGCTGACGACCGCCATCGGCGTCGCGGTGGTGCGCGCAAGTGGCCGCGGACTGCCCCGCGGTGGCGCGCCGACCGAGGTGTCACCACCACGGTCGTTCGAACCGGAGGGGTCGGTCCTGGCCGGGTTGGCCGCCCGGCTGCGCGGGTCCCGCAGGAACCTGGACGCGGATCGACCACAGAAGCGACGCCGTCGGCGCGATGACGACGACTTCGCCGGTTTCGACTACCTGAAGGATGACGAGACCCCCAAGGGTGGCGACACGTCGGGATCGACTCGCGGCCGTACCGATCGACCGCGCAGCTAG
- a CDS encoding LacI family DNA-binding transcriptional regulator: MPRLGGPTPVTLHDVAREAGVSLATASRAINGSDRKVKEEYRSRVLAAAAKLHYKPNRAAQAVARGSTLTVGLLVGDISDPYFSTIAAGVVNGAEQAGLIVTMAATERDTTRELDLVRAMTGQRPKVLIIAGSRFTDDPHREELVAELTDFEATGGRVVMISQAEMPFDTVLLDNRDGARRLAEELVALGYRRFAILTSQPTLLTSRDRLDGFLAGLAAHGLTVAPERIVETEFTRDGGYTAASRLAAEGLDDVELIFAVNDVMAVGALSALRESGLVPGTGIAVAGYDDIPTVRDVTPALSTVHIPLYDVGLRAIELATSPRDSAEPVHSTVQSTVVLRGSTPVRTLAPQPG; the protein is encoded by the coding sequence ATGCCACGACTCGGCGGACCGACCCCGGTCACCTTGCATGATGTGGCGCGGGAAGCGGGCGTTTCGCTGGCGACCGCCTCACGCGCGATCAACGGCAGTGACCGCAAGGTCAAGGAGGAGTACCGCAGCCGGGTTCTGGCCGCCGCCGCCAAGCTGCACTACAAGCCGAACCGGGCGGCGCAGGCCGTCGCCCGCGGATCCACCCTGACCGTCGGACTGCTGGTGGGCGACATCTCCGACCCGTACTTCTCAACCATTGCCGCAGGCGTGGTCAACGGCGCCGAGCAGGCCGGCCTGATCGTGACCATGGCCGCCACCGAACGTGACACCACCCGCGAGCTCGACCTGGTCCGGGCCATGACCGGTCAGCGACCGAAGGTGCTGATCATCGCCGGCAGCCGCTTCACCGACGATCCGCACCGGGAAGAGCTGGTGGCCGAGCTGACCGACTTCGAGGCGACCGGCGGGCGGGTGGTGATGATCAGCCAGGCCGAGATGCCGTTCGACACCGTGCTGCTGGACAACCGCGACGGCGCCCGGCGGCTGGCCGAGGAACTGGTCGCCCTGGGTTACCGGCGGTTCGCCATCCTGACCTCGCAGCCGACGCTGCTCACCTCCAGAGACCGGCTCGACGGATTCCTGGCGGGTCTGGCGGCCCACGGCCTCACGGTAGCGCCGGAACGGATCGTGGAGACCGAGTTCACCCGGGACGGCGGCTACACCGCGGCCAGTCGGTTGGCCGCCGAGGGCTTGGATGACGTCGAGCTGATCTTCGCCGTCAACGACGTGATGGCCGTCGGCGCACTGTCCGCCCTGCGTGAGTCCGGCCTGGTTCCCGGCACCGGGATCGCCGTGGCCGGCTACGACGACATCCCCACCGTCCGCGACGTCACTCCGGCGCTGAGCACCGTGCACATCCCGCTCTACGACGTCGGGCTACGCGCGATCGAGCTGGCCACCAGCCCGCGGGACTCGGCGGAGCCGGTGCACAGCACTGTGCAGTCCACCGTCGTACTGCGCGGCAGCACCCCGGTCAGAACGCTGGCCCCGCAGCCCGGCTAG